One Denticeps clupeoides chromosome 3, fDenClu1.1, whole genome shotgun sequence DNA window includes the following coding sequences:
- the nnt gene encoding NAD(P) transhydrogenase, mitochondrial yields the protein MASLLRVVTSSCSAPLFSGAVCTKLQTVQAVKTPCLRYFRTHQALARSASPGIPYKQLTVGVPREIFQNELRVALSPAGVQALIKQGFNVVVESGAGESAKFHDQMYAEAGATIRDTKDVLASDVLVKVRAPMLNSALGAHEVDLMKDGATLISFIYPAQNPELMNLLSQKKATVLAMDQVPRVTIAQGYDALSSMANIAGYKAVVLAANNFGRFFTGQITAAGKVPPAKVLIIGGGVAGLAAAGTARAMGAIVRGFDTRAAALEQFKSLGAEPLEVDVKESGEGQGGYAKEMSKEFIEAEMKLFAKQCLDVDILISTALIPGRKAPVLISKDMVESMKDGSVVVDLAAEAGGNIETTVPGELSVHKGVVHVGYTDLPSRLPTQSSTLYSNNITKLIRAISPDKENFYYDVKDMFDYGTMDHVVRGSVVMQDGKVLFPAPQPNNVPVAAPAKTKSVQEIAAEKAATISPFRATLTTAGVYTGGLATMLGLGLSAPNAAFTQMVTTFGLAGIVGFHTVWGVTPALHSPLMSVTNAISGLTAVGGLSLMGGGYTPSNTAETLAVLAAFISSVNIAGGFLVTKKMLDMFKRPTDPPEYNYLYMLPTGVFVGGYMAALQSGYNIEQMMYLGSGLCCVGALGGLSNQSTARLGNALGMMGVAGGLVATLGALKPSPELLAQMSAAMAVGGTAGLTIAKRIQITDLPQLVAAFHSLVGMAAVLTCVAEYMIEYPHFATDPAANLTKIVAYLGTYIGGVTFSGSLVAYGKLQGLLSSAPLMLPGRHVLNAGLMAACVGGMIPYMLDPSYTTGITCLGSVSALSAVMGVTLTAAIGGADMPVVITVLNSYSGWALCAEGFLLNNNLLTIVGALIGSSGAILSYIMCVAMNRSLANVILGGYGTSSTGTGKPMEITGTHTEVNVDQSVEMIKEANNIIIVPGYGLCAAKAQYPIADLVKMLKEQGKKVRFGIHPVAGRMPGQLNVLLAEAGVPYDVVLEMDEINEDFPDTDLVLVIGANDTVNSAAQEDPNSIIAGMPVLEVWKSKQVIVMKRSLGVGYAAVDNPIFYKPNTAMLLGDAKKTCDALQAKVRESQ from the exons ATGGCGAGCCTCCTGCGTGTGGTGACCAGCAGCTGCTCCGCTCCGCTGTTCAGCGGCGCGGTCTGCACCAAGCTGCAGACTGTGCAGGCCGTGAAGACTCCCTGCCTGAGATATTTTAGGACCCATCAGGCTCTCGCCCGCTCCGCTAGTCCAG GTATTCCCTATAAGCAGCTGACTGTCGGTGTGCCCCGGGAGATCTTTCAAAATGAGCTGCGGGTGGCGTTGTCGCCAGCTGGCGTTCAGGCCCTCATCAAGCAGGGCTTTAACGTTGTGGTGGAGTCGGGAGCTGGAGAATCGGCCAAGTTCCATGATCAGATGTATGCAGAAGCTGGGGCCACCATCAGGGATACGAAGGATGTTCTGGCCTCTGATGTCTTGGTCAAG GTACGCGCCCCAATGCTGAATTCTGCTTTGGGAGCTCATGAGGTGGACCTGATGAAGGATGGGGCTACGCTGATCAGCTTCATCTACCCTGCTCAGAACCCAGAGCTGATGAATCTCCTGTCCCAGAAGAAGGCCACTGTGTTGGCCATGGACCAGGTGCCACGTGTCACCATTGCCCAGGGCTACGATGCCCTCAGTTCCATGGCCAATATTGCTGG CTACAAAGCGGTGGTGCTGGCAGCTAACAACTTTGGACGCTTCTTCACTGGTCAGATTACGGCAGCTGGGAAGGTCCCTCCtgctaag GTCTTGATTATTGGTGGGGGTGTGGCTGGTCTGGCTGCAGCTGGAACTGCTAGGGCCATGGGTGCCATCGTGAGGGGATTTGACACAAG AGCGGCTGCCCTGGAGCAGTTTAAGTCGCTGGGTGCTGAACCTCTGGAAGTGGACGTGAAGGAGTCGGGCGAGGGGCAGGGTGGATACGCTAAAGAGATGTCAAAGGAGTTCATTGAAGCTGAAATGAAGCTCTTTGCCAAGCAGTGCTTGGATGTTGACATCCTCATCAGTACTGCGCTTATCCCTG GTCGGAAGGCTCCTGTCCTGATTAGTAAGGATATGGTTGAGAGCATGAAGGATGGCTCCGTAGTGGTGGACCTGGCGGCTGAGGCTGGAGGCAACATTGAGACCACGGTTCCTGGAGAACTTTCAGTCCATAAA GGTGTGGTCCATGTTGGCTACACAGACCTTCCCAGCCGTCTGCCCACCCAGTCCAGCACCCTGTACTCTAACAATATCACCAAACTCATTCGGGCCATCAGCCCTGATAAGGAGAACTTCTACTATGATGTGAAGGACATGTTTGACTATGGCACCATGGATCATGTTGTTCGTGGCTCTGTTGTCATGCAG gacgGAAAAGTGCTTTTCCCAGCTCCACAGCCCAATAACGTCCCAGTTGCAGCTCCAGCCAAAACCAAGAGTGTCCAGGAGATTGCGGCGGAAAAGGCGGCAACTATTTCCCCTTTTAGAGCAACTCTCACAACTGCAGGAGTTTACACTGGAG GACTTGCTACCATGCTTGGCCTCGGCCTGTCTGCACCAAATGCAGCCTTTACACAGATGGTGACCACCTTTGGCCTGGCAGGGATTGTGGGATTTCACACCGTGTGGGGTGTCACCCCTGCCCTGCACTCTCCACTCATGTCAGTCACAAACGCCATCTCTG GCCTCACTGCTGTAGGGGGCCTGTCACTCATGGGGGGCGGGTACACCCCCTCTAACACTGCCGAGACCCTGGCTGTCCTGGCTGCTTTCATCTCCTCTGTTAACATTGCTG GTGGGTTCCTGGTGACAAAAAAGATGTTGGACATGTTCAAGCGCCCCACTGACCCACCGGAGTACAACTACCTGTACATGCTGCCTactggtgtgtttgtgggaggTTATATGGCTGCCCTCCAGAGCGGATACAACATTGAACAG ATGATGTACCTGGGCTCTGGTCTGTGCTGCGTGGGGGCTTTGGGGGGCCTGTCCAACCAGTCTACAGCTCGTCTGGGTAATGCGCTAGGCATGATGGGAGTGGCAGGAGGTCTAGTTGCAACCCTGGGTGCCCTTAAGCCCTCACCTGAGCTGCTGGCGCAGATGAGTGCAGCCATGGCAGTGGGTGGCACAgctg GGCTGACCATCGCCAAACGCATCCAGATCACAGACCTGCCCCAGCTGGTGGCTGCATTCCACAGCCTGGTGGGCATGGCTGCCGTGCTCACTTGCGTGGCTGAGTATATGATAGAGTACCCCCATTTTGCCACTGACCCTGCTGCCAACCTCACTAAGATCGTGGCCTACTTGGGCACTTATATTGGTGGAGTGACCTTCAGCGGCTCCTTGGTGGCCTATGGGAAACTGCAAG GTCTTCTGAGCTCCGCTCCCCTCATGCTCCCAGGCCGCCATGTTCTGAATGCAGGCCTCATGGCGGCCTGTGTGGGTGGCATGATCCCCTACATGTTGGACCCCAGTTATACCACTGGAATTACCTGCCTGGGCTCAGTATCTGCTCTCTCCGCTGTCATG GGTGTGACCCTCACTGCAGCCATTGGTGGAGCTGACATGCCTGTGGTCATTACCGTGCTCAACAGTTACTCTGGCTGGGCCCTATGTGCCGAGGGGTTCTTGCTCAACAACAACCTGCTGACCATTGTGGGGGCGCTGATCGGATCCTCTGGAGCAATCCTGTCCTACATCATGTGTGTG GCCATGAACCGCTCCCTGGCTAACGTCATCCTTGGGGGTTATGGCACATCCTCCACTGGCACAGGCAAGCCCATGGAAATCACAGGGACCCACACGGAGGTGAATGTTGACCAGTCGGTCGAGATGATCAAGGAGGCAAATAACATCATCATTGTCCCAG GTTATGGTCTATGTGCAGCCAAAGCTCAGTATCCTATTGCGGATCTGGTGAAGATGCTGAAAGAGCAGGGCAAGAAAGTCCG GTTCGGCATCCACCCCGTAGCTGGACGTATGCCAGGTCAACTCAATGTGCTATTGGCTGAAGCTGGAGTACCCTATGATGTTGTGCTGGAGATGGACGAGATAAATGAGGACTTCCCTG ACACTGACCTGGTCTTGGTCATCGGTGCCAATGACACCGTCAACTCTGCAGCTCAGGAGGACCCCAACTCCATTATTGCTGGCATGCCTGTCTTGGAGGTGTGGAAGTCGAAACAG GTGATTGTGATGAAAAGGTCTCTGGGAGTCGGATATGCAGCTGTGGACAACCCCATTTTCTACAAACCCAACACGGCCATGCTGCTGGGAGATGCTAAGAAGACGTGTGATGCTCTGCAGGCTAAAGTCCGCGAGTCCCAGTGA